The following proteins are encoded in a genomic region of Anser cygnoides isolate HZ-2024a breed goose chromosome 13, Taihu_goose_T2T_genome, whole genome shotgun sequence:
- the LOC106037481 gene encoding protein FAM162B-like, translating to MLGRLLGSSPRLWWWGARPSTWGPHTAPLFLRPARAVGDKAKGVRDAVQQTANPGYKAFKNERRPTNFDKKVLVWAGRFKKEEDIPKYITSEVLDAARNSVRIKVCYIMIALTLLGCLAMVITGKEAAKKDHTLLRMNEQKKAKWRAEVEKDQEAAAVKPQ from the exons atgctggGGAGGCTCttgggcagcagccccaggctgtgGTGGTGGGGGGCTCGCCCGAGCACCTGGGGCCCCCACACTGCTCCGCTGTTCCTGCGCCCTGCCAGGGCCGTCGGTGACAAAGCCAAGGGTGTGCGGGATGCGGTGCAGCAGACAGCTAATCCAG GTTACAAAGCATTCAAGAATGAAAGAAGGCCTACAAATTTTGATAAAAAGGTCTTAGTATGGGCAGGACGCTTTAAAAAGGAGGAGGACATTCCCAAGTACATAAC GTCTGAGGTCCTCGACGCGGCAAGGAACAGTGTGAGGATAAAGGTTTGCTATATCATGATCGCACTGACCTTGCTGGGCTGTTTGGCCATGGTAATCACAGGCAAAGAA gctGCCAAAAAGGATCACACATTGCTGAGGATGAATGAACAAAAGAAGGCCAAATGGAGGGCTGAAGTGGAAAAAGATCAAGAGGCAGCTGCTGTGAAGCCACAATGA